A single Longimicrobium sp. DNA region contains:
- a CDS encoding vitamin K epoxide reductase family protein → MTTSEAARPEVYGDDFAGASPRPPVARMGIAVLSLLGIFVALYLSMYKWGMMGPIQCKIGGCETVQNSPWSVLFGQPVAVWGLGAYITLLVVSMLGLQPRFADARWVALALFGISGVGVLFSAYLTYLEAAVIHAWCQWCVISAILITLIFLLSVPGLKRAR, encoded by the coding sequence GTGACGACCTCCGAGGCGGCGCGTCCGGAGGTGTACGGCGACGACTTCGCCGGCGCCTCCCCGCGCCCGCCGGTGGCGCGGATGGGGATCGCCGTGCTGTCGCTGCTGGGGATCTTCGTGGCGCTCTACCTGTCGATGTACAAGTGGGGGATGATGGGCCCCATCCAGTGCAAAATCGGCGGGTGCGAGACGGTGCAGAACTCGCCCTGGTCCGTGCTCTTTGGGCAGCCGGTGGCGGTGTGGGGGCTGGGCGCCTACATCACCCTGCTGGTGGTTTCGATGCTGGGGCTGCAGCCGCGCTTCGCCGATGCGCGGTGGGTGGCGCTGGCGCTCTTTGGGATCTCGGGCGTGGGGGTGCTCTTCTCCGCGTACCTGACGTACCTGGAGGCGGCGGTGATCCACGCGTGGTGCCAGTGGTGCGTGATCTCCGCGATCCTCATCACGCTGATCTTTCTCCTGTCGGTCCCGGGCCTGAAGAGGGCCCGGTGA
- a CDS encoding DsbA family protein — protein MPRPAPAAKKRSPLTPLYLLLGLIVVAGAGVLFTQMRKGGEAARAPVEVAISPAELQRLPGMSIGRPDAPLTILEFADFQCPGCQGWATFMEPLIKERLVNTGRARYVFYDFPLAMHANGFIASRAGRCANEQGKFWEYHSALFQNQGKWAFEEDPVPLFTEYAASVGADEDRFEECIRSERFAKEVSESVKLGESLGVGGTPTIFVNGQRLQDIPGNYSQFAAELEKIAPGSTGAAAPADSAAR, from the coding sequence GTGCCCCGACCCGCCCCGGCGGCCAAGAAGCGCTCGCCGCTCACGCCGCTGTACCTGCTCCTGGGCCTCATCGTCGTAGCCGGCGCCGGGGTCCTGTTCACCCAGATGCGCAAGGGCGGCGAAGCTGCCCGGGCGCCCGTCGAGGTCGCCATCAGCCCGGCCGAGCTCCAGCGCCTCCCCGGGATGAGCATCGGCCGCCCGGACGCGCCGCTCACCATCCTGGAGTTCGCGGATTTTCAGTGCCCCGGCTGCCAGGGGTGGGCCACCTTCATGGAGCCGCTGATCAAGGAGCGCCTGGTGAACACGGGGCGCGCCCGCTACGTCTTCTACGACTTCCCGCTGGCGATGCACGCGAACGGCTTCATCGCCTCGCGGGCCGGCCGCTGCGCCAACGAGCAGGGGAAGTTCTGGGAGTACCACTCCGCACTCTTCCAGAACCAGGGGAAGTGGGCGTTCGAGGAAGACCCCGTCCCGCTCTTCACGGAGTACGCCGCGAGCGTCGGTGCGGACGAGGACCGCTTCGAGGAGTGCATCCGCTCGGAGCGTTTCGCCAAGGAAGTCTCGGAGAGCGTCAAGCTGGGCGAGTCGCTCGGGGTGGGGGGCACGCCCACCATCTTCGTGAACGGTCAGCGCCTGCAGGACATCCCAGGCAACTACAGCCAGTTCGCCGCCGAGCTTGAGAAGATCGCCCCGGGCTCCACCGGCGCCGCGGCGCCGGCCGACAGCGCGGCGCGGTGA